One Paraburkholderia dioscoreae DNA segment encodes these proteins:
- the pal gene encoding peptidoglycan-associated lipoprotein Pal, which yields MMSKLRFAFAVLMVGALAACHSGVKLDENANKGGSVSAQPNPNDVATVNVDPLNDPNSPLAKRSIYFDFDSYSVKDDYQSLLQQHAQYLKSHPQRHVLIQGNTDERGTSEYNLALGQKRAEAVRRSLSLMGVTDSQMEAVSLGKEKPQATGHDESSWAQNRRADLVYQQ from the coding sequence ATGATGTCTAAACTTCGTTTCGCATTTGCTGTATTGATGGTCGGCGCGTTGGCCGCATGTCATTCGGGCGTCAAGCTCGACGAAAACGCCAACAAGGGTGGTTCGGTCTCGGCACAGCCGAACCCGAACGATGTCGCGACGGTCAATGTCGATCCGCTGAACGATCCGAACAGCCCGCTTGCCAAGCGCAGCATCTACTTCGACTTCGACAGCTACTCGGTGAAGGACGACTACCAATCGCTGCTGCAACAACACGCGCAATACCTGAAGAGCCATCCGCAACGGCACGTCCTGATCCAGGGCAACACCGACGAACGCGGCACCAGCGAGTACAACCTGGCACTCGGCCAGAAACGTGCTGAAGCTGTGCGCCGTTCGCTGTCGCTGATGGGCGTGACGGACTCGCAAATGGAAGCCGTGAGCCTCGGCAAGGAAAAGCCGCAAGCTACGGGTCATGACGAATCGTCGTGGGCACAAAACCGCCGCGCCGACCTCGTGTATCAACAGTAA
- the tolB gene encoding Tol-Pal system beta propeller repeat protein TolB, with the protein MSLMTKLGLRTLVASCLIAVGGAANAQLNVLVTGVGSTQFPIATANFANEANSPQQVSTIVRQDLQRSGKFTNIDAGSTPVSETDSVDLGSWKAKGANAFVSGSVNRLPNGQYEVRFKLYDTVKGESLGGLVLVSPESGLRMSAHKVADYIYAKLMGGRGVFATRLSYVIKTGGRYQLQISDSDGQDAHIALSSPEPIISPAWSPDGTKVAYVSFEKKKPIVYIHDLPTGRRIVVSDQKGNNSAPAWSPDGRTLAVALSRTGNTQIFAVNADGSGLRRLTQGSSIDTEPCFSPDGQSIYFTSDRGGQPQIYKMSAQGENAGAAQRVTFTGSYNTSPRVSPDGKQLAYISRVGGGFKLYIQDLQGNTATGLTDTTHDESPSFAANGQYILYATQVNGRGVLAAVSTDGRTRQVLSVQGGSVREPSWGPFMQ; encoded by the coding sequence ATGAGTTTGATGACCAAGCTAGGCCTGCGGACACTTGTAGCGTCGTGCCTGATCGCCGTCGGCGGTGCCGCCAACGCACAACTCAACGTCCTCGTGACGGGCGTCGGGTCCACCCAGTTTCCGATCGCAACGGCGAATTTCGCCAATGAAGCGAACTCGCCGCAGCAGGTCAGCACGATCGTGCGTCAGGATCTGCAACGCAGCGGCAAATTCACGAACATCGACGCGGGCTCAACGCCAGTGTCCGAAACGGATTCCGTCGACCTCGGCAGCTGGAAAGCCAAGGGCGCCAATGCGTTCGTGTCGGGCAGCGTGAACCGCCTGCCGAACGGCCAGTATGAAGTGCGCTTCAAGCTGTACGACACCGTCAAGGGCGAAAGCCTCGGCGGCCTCGTGCTGGTGAGCCCGGAAAGCGGCTTGCGCATGAGCGCGCACAAGGTCGCGGACTATATTTACGCGAAGCTGATGGGCGGCCGCGGCGTGTTCGCCACGCGCCTGTCGTACGTCATCAAGACGGGCGGCCGTTATCAATTGCAGATCTCCGATTCGGACGGCCAGGACGCGCATATCGCGCTGTCGAGCCCCGAGCCGATCATCTCGCCGGCATGGTCGCCTGACGGCACCAAGGTCGCTTACGTTTCGTTCGAGAAGAAAAAGCCGATCGTCTACATCCACGATCTGCCCACGGGCCGCCGCATCGTGGTTTCGGACCAGAAGGGCAACAACAGCGCGCCAGCCTGGTCGCCAGATGGACGCACGCTGGCCGTCGCGCTCTCGCGCACCGGCAACACGCAGATTTTCGCCGTCAATGCAGACGGCAGCGGCCTGCGGCGTCTCACGCAAGGCAGCTCGATCGACACCGAACCGTGCTTCTCGCCCGACGGCCAGTCGATCTATTTCACCAGCGACCGTGGCGGCCAACCGCAGATCTACAAGATGTCGGCCCAGGGCGAAAACGCCGGCGCCGCGCAACGCGTCACGTTCACGGGCAGCTACAACACCAGCCCACGCGTGAGCCCGGACGGCAAACAGCTCGCTTATATCTCGCGCGTCGGCGGCGGGTTCAAGCTTTATATCCAGGACCTGCAAGGCAACACAGCCACTGGCCTGACGGACACGACACATGACGAATCGCCGAGCTTCGCGGCGAATGGTCAGTACATCCTTTACGCCACACAGGTGAACGGCCGTGGCGTGTTGGCCGCAGTATCGACCGACGGTCGCACTCGGCAGGTCCTGTCCGTTCAGGGTGGCAGCGTACGCGAGCCGTCCTGGGGCCCGTTTATGCAATAA
- the tolA gene encoding cell envelope integrity protein TolA: protein MIRKNSEYPLQPPRERGTGRAFVFALVMHALLGFFLYHGIQWQNSTPEGAEAELWTEVPDTAIPRPVPPPAPVPVAPAPPVRDEQADIALQEKKRQQQEAARQAQLAEQQRQQKLQAQQEAEAKRQQQLAADQAAQLAAQKAAAAKQKQQQQEASKLKQQQLAEQQKQQQLKEQQQEQQKQADAEAQKKADAQKAAKAKAQADAAAQAKKLDAERRARLAQMQGLAAAGTGSTTSDGLGKSGTGSGSGGTAASAGYSDKVRRAVRPNITWGGETSGLETVVSVRCSPTGTLLGATISRSSGNPAWDDAALRAVQRTDPMPQDINGKTPTSFLITLRPAG from the coding sequence ATGATCCGCAAGAATTCCGAATACCCCCTCCAGCCACCGCGTGAACGCGGCACCGGGCGAGCCTTTGTGTTCGCTCTCGTGATGCACGCGCTGCTCGGGTTCTTCCTGTATCACGGCATTCAGTGGCAAAACAGTACGCCCGAAGGCGCGGAAGCGGAGCTGTGGACTGAAGTGCCGGACACGGCGATCCCGCGTCCCGTTCCGCCGCCGGCGCCGGTGCCCGTGGCTCCTGCCCCACCCGTACGCGACGAACAGGCCGACATCGCGTTGCAGGAAAAAAAGCGCCAGCAACAGGAAGCGGCTCGTCAGGCTCAGTTGGCCGAACAGCAGCGTCAGCAAAAGCTGCAGGCCCAGCAGGAAGCCGAGGCGAAGCGTCAACAGCAGTTGGCCGCGGACCAGGCAGCGCAACTTGCCGCGCAGAAGGCTGCGGCAGCCAAACAGAAGCAACAGCAGCAGGAGGCCAGCAAGCTGAAACAACAGCAATTGGCCGAGCAGCAAAAGCAGCAGCAGTTGAAAGAACAGCAGCAGGAACAGCAGAAGCAAGCCGACGCTGAGGCGCAGAAGAAGGCCGACGCGCAGAAAGCTGCGAAGGCCAAGGCGCAAGCGGACGCTGCGGCGCAAGCGAAGAAACTGGATGCGGAGCGCCGCGCGCGGCTCGCGCAGATGCAGGGTCTCGCCGCCGCCGGCACCGGCTCGACCACCAGCGATGGGCTTGGAAAGAGCGGCACGGGTAGCGGCTCGGGTGGTACTGCAGCATCGGCGGGTTATTCCGACAAGGTGCGTCGTGCGGTGCGCCCGAATATCACCTGGGGTGGTGAAACGAGTGGTCTGGAGACAGTGGTCTCCGTGCGTTGCTCGCCGACCGGCACCTTGCTTGGCGCAACGATTTCGCGCAGCAGCGGCAACCCGGCATGGGACGACGCGGCGCTGCGAGCCGTCCAGCGTACTGATCCGATGCCTCAGGACATTAATGGCAAGACACCGACCAGCTTCCTGATTACGTTGCGCCCGGCCGGTTGA
- the tolR gene encoding protein TolR — protein sequence MAGSRSSSMRGSRSRRAMADINVVPYIDVMLVLLVIFMVTAPLVAPSIVNLPTVGGAAPQQQTPPVIVNIRADGNMSVKYKDDSGAQQQEDMTKADLNGFIAERAQSHPDQPVVIAADKTVKYEVVMNVMSELKARGVKRVGLLVKSQ from the coding sequence ATGGCAGGCTCTCGCTCCTCCAGCATGCGCGGCAGCCGCTCGCGCCGCGCGATGGCCGACATCAATGTCGTGCCGTACATCGACGTGATGCTCGTGCTGCTCGTGATCTTCATGGTGACCGCGCCGCTCGTGGCCCCGTCGATCGTCAATCTGCCGACCGTCGGCGGCGCGGCGCCCCAGCAGCAAACGCCGCCCGTCATCGTGAACATTCGCGCGGACGGCAACATGAGCGTCAAATACAAGGACGATTCGGGTGCGCAGCAGCAGGAAGACATGACCAAGGCCGATCTGAACGGCTTCATCGCCGAGCGCGCGCAATCGCATCCCGATCAGCCCGTCGTGATCGCCGCCGACAAGACCGTCAAGTACGAAGTCGTGATGAATGTGATGTCCGAGCTGAAAGCGCGCGGCGTCAAGCGCGTTGGATTGCTCGTCAAATCGCAATGA
- the tolQ gene encoding protein TolQ, producing the protein MNTTQDLSIVSLVLNASLLAQAVMALLLLLSLLSWTFIFRKWFAIRRARAQTERFERDFWSGGDLQALYQSAANNRHTIGALERIFESGMREFLKGKEKRLNDPGAILDGARRAMRAAFQREMDVLEANLAFLASVGSVSPYIGLFGTVWGIMNAFRGLANVQQATLANVAPGIAEALTATAIGLFAAIPAVVAYNRYAHDIDRLAIRFETFIEEFSNILQRQAQ; encoded by the coding sequence ATGAACACTACACAAGATCTGTCGATCGTTTCCCTCGTACTCAATGCGAGCCTACTGGCGCAGGCCGTCATGGCTCTGCTGCTGCTGCTGTCCCTGTTGTCGTGGACTTTCATCTTCCGCAAGTGGTTTGCGATCCGCCGGGCGCGCGCGCAAACTGAGCGTTTCGAACGCGATTTCTGGTCGGGTGGCGACCTGCAGGCGCTTTATCAGAGCGCCGCGAACAACCGCCACACCATCGGCGCACTGGAGCGGATTTTCGAGTCCGGCATGCGCGAATTCCTGAAAGGCAAGGAAAAACGCCTTAATGATCCTGGTGCAATTCTCGACGGCGCGCGGCGTGCCATGCGTGCCGCGTTCCAGCGTGAAATGGACGTGCTCGAAGCCAATCTCGCGTTTCTCGCCTCGGTTGGCTCGGTCAGCCCGTATATCGGTCTGTTCGGCACGGTGTGGGGGATCATGAACGCGTTCCGCGGCCTCGCCAACGTGCAGCAGGCTACGCTGGCGAACGTCGCACCGGGCATCGCCGAAGCGCTGACCGCTACCGCAATTGGCCTGTTCGCTGCGATTCCGGCCGTGGTTGCCTACAATCGCTACGCGCACGACATCGACCGTCTGGCGATCCGCTTCGAGACCTTCATCGAAGAATTCTCGAACATTCTGCAGCGCCAGGCACAGTAA
- the ybgC gene encoding tol-pal system-associated acyl-CoA thioesterase — MRRMNMSTSQPGAEIGYTWPIRVYYEDTDAGGIVFYANYLKFFERARTEWLRACGVDQNRLAEETGAIFIVRSTAVDYRAPARLDDVVRVVCRIERLGRASVDFAQEAWREGTLLATGSIRVGCVDRIALRPAAIPPPVLAALRRGPGASASGVSTDND, encoded by the coding sequence ATGCGCCGCATGAATATGTCGACCAGCCAGCCCGGCGCGGAAATCGGCTACACGTGGCCCATCCGCGTGTATTACGAAGATACCGACGCCGGCGGCATCGTGTTTTACGCGAACTACCTGAAATTTTTTGAACGGGCGCGCACCGAATGGCTGCGCGCATGTGGCGTCGACCAGAATCGGCTCGCGGAAGAAACGGGCGCGATTTTCATCGTCCGCAGCACCGCGGTCGATTACCGGGCGCCGGCCCGGCTCGACGACGTGGTCCGCGTAGTCTGCCGGATCGAGCGTCTGGGCCGGGCGTCGGTCGATTTCGCGCAGGAGGCATGGCGGGAAGGCACGCTGCTTGCTACCGGTTCCATCCGGGTAGGCTGCGTCGACCGCATTGCACTGCGGCCGGCCGCGATTCCTCCACCGGTCCTCGCCGCTTTGCGGCGCGGACCCGGCGCGAGCGCTAGCGGTGTGTCAACGGACAATGACTGA
- the ydfG gene encoding bifunctional NADP-dependent 3-hydroxy acid dehydrogenase/3-hydroxypropionate dehydrogenase YdfG — MIVFVTGASAGFGAAIARAFVKGGHRVVATARRKGRLQELADELGDALLPYELDVRDRAAVEAVPAALPAGFAAIDVLVNNAGLALGMEPAQKASLDAWNTMIETNCTGLVQVTHALLPGMVERNRGHIFNLGSSAANWPYAGGNVYGATKAFVRQFSLNLRADLAGTALRVTDVEPGLCGGTEFSNVRFRGDDAKAAKVYENVQPLTPEDIADSIYWIATRPAHVNINTIELMPVAQAFAGLSVYRG; from the coding sequence ATGATCGTGTTCGTCACCGGAGCGTCAGCGGGATTCGGCGCCGCTATCGCTCGCGCCTTCGTCAAGGGCGGCCATCGTGTCGTCGCCACAGCACGCCGCAAAGGCCGTCTGCAGGAACTCGCCGACGAGCTCGGCGACGCGCTTCTGCCGTACGAACTCGACGTACGCGACCGCGCCGCCGTCGAAGCCGTGCCGGCCGCGCTGCCCGCCGGCTTTGCCGCCATCGACGTGCTGGTCAACAATGCCGGCCTCGCGCTAGGCATGGAGCCGGCGCAAAAAGCGAGTCTCGACGCTTGGAACACCATGATCGAGACCAACTGCACAGGCCTCGTGCAGGTCACGCACGCCTTGCTGCCCGGCATGGTGGAACGCAATCGCGGCCACATTTTCAATCTGGGCTCGTCAGCGGCCAACTGGCCGTACGCGGGCGGCAACGTCTACGGGGCCACCAAGGCGTTCGTGCGTCAGTTCAGCCTGAATCTGCGCGCCGATCTGGCGGGCACCGCGCTTCGGGTGACCGACGTCGAGCCGGGCCTGTGCGGCGGCACCGAGTTCTCGAACGTACGTTTTCGCGGCGACGACGCCAAGGCCGCCAAAGTGTACGAAAACGTGCAACCGCTCACACCCGAAGACATCGCGGACTCGATCTACTGGATCGCCACCCGCCCGGCGCACGTCAATATCAACACGATCGAGCTGATGCCGGTGGCTCAAGCGTTCGCCGGTTTGTCCGTTTATCGCGGCTGA
- the glyA gene encoding serine hydroxymethyltransferase, with the protein MFDRAQSTIANVDPELWKVIEQENRRQEEHIELIASENYTSPAVMAAQGSQLTNKYAEGYPGKRYYGGCEYVDVAEQLAIDRVKQLFGAEAANVQPNSGSQANQGVFFAVLKPGDTIMGMSLAHGGHLTHGSPVNMSGKWFNVVSYGLNEAEDIDYEAAEKLAQEHKPKLIVAGASAFSLRIDFERMSKIAKSVGAYFMVDMAHYAGLIAAGVYPNPVPHADFVTTTTHKSLRGPRGGVILMKAEFEKQINSAIFPGIQGGPLMHVIAGKAVAFKEALSPEFKVYQQQVVENARVLAETLVKRGLRIVSGRTESHVMLVDLRAKKITGKAAEAALGAAHITVNKNAIPNDPEKPFVTSGVRLGSPAMTTRGFGVKEAEQVGNLIADVLDNPEDAATIERVRAQVAELTQRFPVYR; encoded by the coding sequence ATGTTTGACAGAGCCCAAAGCACCATCGCCAACGTCGATCCTGAACTCTGGAAGGTCATCGAGCAGGAAAACCGCCGTCAGGAAGAACACATTGAACTGATCGCGTCGGAAAACTACACGAGCCCGGCTGTCATGGCTGCGCAAGGCTCGCAACTCACGAACAAGTACGCCGAAGGGTATCCGGGCAAGCGCTACTACGGCGGCTGCGAGTACGTAGACGTCGCCGAGCAGCTGGCGATCGACCGCGTGAAGCAACTGTTCGGTGCGGAAGCCGCCAACGTGCAGCCGAACTCGGGCTCGCAGGCCAACCAGGGCGTGTTCTTCGCCGTGCTCAAACCGGGCGACACGATCATGGGCATGAGCCTCGCGCACGGAGGCCACCTGACTCACGGTTCGCCGGTCAACATGTCGGGCAAGTGGTTCAACGTGGTGAGCTACGGCCTGAACGAAGCCGAAGACATCGACTACGAAGCCGCTGAGAAGCTCGCTCAGGAACACAAACCGAAGCTGATCGTGGCGGGCGCCTCCGCGTTTTCGCTGCGTATCGATTTCGAACGCATGTCGAAGATCGCCAAGTCGGTCGGCGCGTATTTCATGGTCGACATGGCGCATTACGCCGGCCTGATCGCCGCGGGCGTCTATCCGAATCCGGTGCCGCACGCAGATTTCGTCACCACCACCACGCACAAGAGCCTGCGCGGCCCGCGCGGCGGCGTGATCCTGATGAAGGCTGAGTTCGAAAAGCAGATCAACTCGGCCATCTTCCCGGGCATTCAAGGTGGACCGTTGATGCACGTGATCGCCGGCAAGGCCGTCGCGTTCAAGGAAGCGCTCTCGCCGGAGTTCAAGGTGTACCAGCAGCAAGTCGTTGAAAACGCGCGTGTGCTGGCGGAAACGCTGGTTAAGCGCGGTCTGCGCATCGTGTCGGGCCGCACTGAAAGCCATGTGATGCTTGTCGACCTGCGTGCGAAGAAGATTACCGGCAAGGCTGCGGAAGCTGCACTGGGTGCTGCTCACATCACGGTCAACAAGAACGCGATTCCGAACGATCCGGAAAAGCCGTTCGTAACGAGCGGCGTGCGCCTCGGCTCGCCGGCCATGACCACGCGCGGCTTCGGCGTGAAGGAAGCGGAGCAGGTGGGTAACCTGATCGCCGACGTGCTGGACAACCCCGAAGACGCAGCCACGATCGAACGTGTGCGCGCGCAGGTCGCCGAGCTGACCCAGCGCTTCCCCGTTTATCGTTAA
- the nrdR gene encoding transcriptional regulator NrdR: MHCPFCRHADTQVVDSRVSEDGATIRRRRRCPACDKRFTTYERVELALPSVVKKDGSRTEFDRRKIVASMQLALRKRPVAADAIEAAVARIEYQLLGSGEREVRSERLGELVMNELRALDTIAYVRFASVYRRFEDVSEFEDVIEEFRRASSPPKPSRKR, translated from the coding sequence ATGCACTGCCCCTTCTGCCGTCATGCCGATACGCAGGTTGTCGACTCGCGCGTATCCGAAGACGGCGCAACGATTCGCCGGCGCCGCCGCTGCCCGGCCTGCGACAAACGTTTCACCACGTATGAGCGGGTCGAGCTGGCGTTGCCGTCGGTCGTCAAGAAGGATGGCAGCCGCACGGAATTCGACCGCCGCAAGATCGTCGCGAGCATGCAACTGGCGCTGCGCAAGCGCCCAGTGGCGGCAGACGCGATCGAAGCGGCGGTTGCCCGCATCGAGTATCAACTGCTCGGTAGCGGAGAGCGCGAAGTACGCAGCGAGCGCCTCGGCGAACTCGTGATGAACGAGTTGCGTGCGCTCGACACCATTGCCTACGTTCGGTTCGCTTCCGTCTACCGGCGCTTCGAAGACGTCTCCGAATTCGAAGACGTGATCGAAGAATTTCGCCGCGCCTCCTCTCCTCCCAAGCCTTCCCGCAAACGCTGA
- a CDS encoding GspH/FimT family pseudopilin has product MQMKWNAVRPPRYRGFTLVETLTVVALLAVIAVMGTPSFVAWYVRDQVDARAKALASTFAYARSEALRQGARVTVCRTDAARRCLAAGQPCGSGVADWSCGWAVLAERGGALSLLRAQPPLAAVSITGTQTNLTFTPPAGQLIGTFRSFDIAPRSASKATQGAGWRRCIRIAAGGRARIIEGACGAAS; this is encoded by the coding sequence ATGCAGATGAAGTGGAACGCAGTCCGTCCGCCGCGATACCGCGGCTTCACGCTTGTCGAAACGCTGACCGTAGTGGCACTACTGGCCGTGATTGCCGTAATGGGCACGCCGTCGTTTGTAGCGTGGTACGTGCGCGATCAGGTCGATGCGCGTGCGAAGGCGCTTGCCTCGACGTTCGCTTATGCGCGCAGTGAAGCGCTACGGCAGGGCGCGCGTGTCACTGTGTGCCGGACCGACGCGGCGCGGCGTTGTCTTGCAGCGGGTCAGCCGTGCGGCAGCGGTGTCGCTGACTGGTCCTGTGGCTGGGCTGTCCTGGCCGAACGGGGCGGCGCGTTATCGCTATTGCGTGCGCAGCCGCCGCTTGCGGCCGTCAGCATTACCGGCACGCAGACCAATCTCACGTTCACGCCGCCGGCGGGGCAATTGATCGGCACCTTCCGCAGTTTCGATATTGCGCCGCGCTCGGCGTCCAAGGCTACGCAAGGGGCCGGGTGGCGTCGCTGCATTCGTATCGCAGCGGGCGGTCGTGCGCGGATTATCGAGGGTGCATGCGGAGCGGCATCATGA
- a CDS encoding type IV pilus modification PilV family protein, with the protein MSRSSQNPHSRCRESTCGGSSLIEVMLAVALMAVTALGLIAGQLWTAREARAMAMREHAAWIADSVAEAMCAPSAGDSAMRQWSARAALVLPQGEASVRDNDGVSAARVTWTALRDTPRSDDGIDKPAPCGGADLPVGSSCVALAFAR; encoded by the coding sequence ATGAGCCGGTCTTCGCAGAACCCGCATTCGCGCTGCCGCGAATCGACGTGCGGCGGCAGTTCATTGATCGAGGTCATGCTGGCTGTTGCGTTAATGGCGGTCACGGCGCTGGGCTTGATCGCCGGTCAGTTGTGGACGGCGCGTGAAGCCCGCGCGATGGCTATGCGCGAACACGCCGCATGGATAGCCGATTCAGTAGCGGAAGCGATGTGCGCACCCTCCGCGGGCGACTCCGCAATGAGGCAATGGAGCGCGCGGGCAGCGCTGGTCTTGCCGCAGGGCGAAGCCTCGGTGCGTGACAACGACGGTGTGTCCGCCGCGCGAGTCACGTGGACTGCGTTGCGCGACACGCCGCGTTCCGACGATGGGATCGACAAACCCGCGCCCTGCGGCGGAGCGGATCTTCCCGTGGGCTCGTCATGCGTAGCGCTGGCGTTTGCAAGATGA
- a CDS encoding PilW family protein, whose product MMRRSNPARGHTLVEFAIAMALGLLVTVGAVSLYTTQRSAFDHASDAMRIREAGLIALTLIGQQLQMAGFVPADVSRYNSPAPLFGCSGGRPTGADDSLACESLPSHSDGVAVRYAGDNVSTWPSASGQTTDCLGQAVTSSGAALGEKGVPVVNRFFARVSASTGEPELYCEGNGKTGSAQPLVEGVERVRIRYWLAGASAAIDASAVTADQWAKIVAVDLCVLVRGVPQGQRSRYVDCDGVSALATDSRPHQAFSRRVALRNPTEDWR is encoded by the coding sequence ATGATGCGGCGGTCGAATCCTGCACGCGGTCATACGCTGGTCGAATTCGCGATCGCAATGGCGCTCGGGCTGCTGGTGACAGTGGGGGCCGTCTCGCTCTATACGACGCAGCGGAGCGCATTCGACCACGCGAGCGATGCGATGCGGATCCGCGAAGCCGGTCTGATCGCGCTGACGCTGATTGGCCAGCAATTGCAAATGGCCGGCTTCGTACCCGCGGACGTCTCACGGTACAACAGTCCCGCACCGCTGTTCGGGTGCTCGGGGGGCAGACCGACCGGCGCCGACGATAGTCTCGCCTGCGAGAGCTTGCCCAGTCATTCGGACGGTGTCGCGGTCCGCTATGCCGGTGACAACGTCTCCACCTGGCCATCCGCCAGCGGGCAAACAACGGACTGCCTCGGTCAGGCCGTGACCAGTAGCGGCGCGGCGCTCGGCGAAAAAGGCGTGCCGGTCGTCAACCGGTTTTTCGCCAGAGTCAGCGCTTCGACCGGTGAACCGGAGCTTTACTGCGAGGGCAACGGCAAGACAGGGTCCGCGCAACCGCTTGTGGAGGGTGTCGAGCGCGTGCGGATTCGGTATTGGCTGGCTGGTGCGTCGGCGGCGATCGACGCGTCGGCTGTGACGGCCGATCAATGGGCGAAGATCGTCGCCGTCGATCTCTGTGTGCTCGTGCGTGGCGTGCCGCAGGGGCAGCGTTCGCGCTATGTCGATTGCGACGGCGTAAGCGCTCTCGCCACCGATTCACGGCCGCACCAGGCATTTTCGCGGCGTGTAGCGCTACGCAACCCTACGGAGGACTGGCGGTGA
- a CDS encoding pilus assembly PilX family protein, protein MTNRRIEQPQHRADREGLCSGRHDYAASFARMTRTVCNGPRSRQLGVVLPIVLLISTMMLATSAAWFETSLAAARGATNVREYLQAFHAADSALALCARSVIAAATVQTSAPPPIASGEPTQWKLEAAFEAGAVVPVAQWPESLRPPQCLVEAWRLASRVDARAYLLTSRGFGRTKESQVWLQMELVIDGDKIERHWRHVASRPF, encoded by the coding sequence GTGACAAATCGACGCATCGAACAGCCGCAGCACCGCGCGGACAGAGAAGGACTGTGCTCTGGGCGCCACGACTACGCGGCAAGCTTTGCACGCATGACTCGAACGGTGTGCAACGGTCCACGCAGCCGGCAACTCGGTGTGGTCCTACCGATCGTCCTGTTGATTTCAACGATGATGCTGGCCACTTCCGCGGCCTGGTTCGAGACATCGCTTGCGGCCGCGCGTGGCGCCACCAACGTTCGCGAGTACCTGCAGGCTTTCCATGCCGCGGATTCGGCGCTGGCTTTGTGCGCCCGCAGTGTCATCGCGGCGGCAACCGTCCAGACCTCGGCACCGCCGCCGATCGCATCCGGCGAGCCCACCCAATGGAAACTTGAAGCCGCGTTCGAAGCCGGCGCCGTCGTGCCCGTGGCGCAATGGCCCGAGTCGCTGCGGCCGCCGCAGTGCCTGGTCGAGGCCTGGCGTCTTGCCAGTCGCGTCGATGCTCGAGCGTACTTATTGACGTCGCGCGGCTTCGGCCGAACGAAGGAGTCTCAGGTGTGGCTGCAGATGGAGTTGGTGATCGATGGAGACAAGATTGAACGTCATTGGCGCCACGTTGCCAGCCGGCCTTTTTGA